In one window of Posidoniimonas corsicana DNA:
- a CDS encoding PAS domain-containing protein: protein MGEERKATVCPTALQQEVADRFGLLPNFFQLGPDTPEITGNLWGFAKFGYLDNPLPSSFKERLFVYLSQFCDVRYCISRHVGFLVGLGRPAGDRDCPPETIEEVVRLIRRPLPRGRELDPYLEFFRSCEAPLDTFPDAESFAEEALFACCSHVFLQNEDAARSLEVLRYACGETNLQYLLVFLTFVRTAHFWTKVHPELQHERDISELLNVQEALAKCVLDDSTKSDGETAQVLVRELIELRKEREQAELLRVTLSCIGDAVVVTDEKGRVTSLNPVAEQLTGWSGHDAHGKPVQEIFRIVNEQTREEEANPAVTALREGCVVALANHTVLLARDGRELPIDDSASPIRNTDGTVVGCVLVFRDATQRRDSELRIRHSEERYRALGTATSQIVWTTNPDGHTIEDSPSWRAYTGQTFEQWKGLGWLNAIHPEDRERTAEVWSRAVRDKSIYTIEYRVLRHDGKFRWMSVRGVPVLGEDGNVREWIGANTDITVLKRAESEAAERTRLVAVRADVSTSLVLREETSTALQSCCEALVEHLGVAFARIWTMDQPEGDLVLKASAGQYTHLDGPHSRVQYGALKIGRIAATQQPHLTNDVPNDPNVSDAEWAAEQGMVSFAGYPLLAEGRVRGVIAMFGREAFSDVVFSGLVPLAEQVAQFLQRKEADAALRESELRYRMVGQAANDAIWDWDLATNKVTWNEGVQVRFGYSEMQVGEDATWWTEHIHPDDRQRVVDSIHAVIGGSNDLWLEEYRFQRADGGFASLLDRGRVLRDEQGKPIRMVGSMLDLTEKLEIERELQEARSRLDSTLSAAEVGTWEFDPINDVVRADLNLARMFGISVDDSNGQSLSAFLGSIHPDDRQRVITAVEESLEGGDTYETEYRLAVGDSGVRWVIARGRVERDAAGQAVRMPGVVVDITDRKQFEEALLDSEERLHLALEAAELGTWNIDPSSVQLTTDERFRIIFQGQDQPISYEEAVAALHPDDRQRVIDAIAAATSPTDPTTYAEEYRVIHPNGEIRWVYAKGRASFEDGERGRRVTSFDGTLMDVTEQRRMREELQEIAAKLAEADRRKDVFLATLAHELRNPLAPIRTGLELLRLSKDDPDASEATRQVMERQTLQLIALVDDLLDVSRITRGNLNLRRARVRLDEVVRSAVEASTPLIEEASHRLTVTLPNTPTWLDVDPNRMAQVFSNLLTNAARYTPPGGSINLTCTIGDGEVIGSVKDSGVGIPADLQQQVFEMFDQGGRSVENGHAGLGIGLTLVKTLVEMHDGTVEVESEGAGAGSEFRIRLPLPADYAAAENERDCEADIEELPTDFGFRVLVVDDNRGAAHLLSVLCQKFGNDVRKASDGLQAVEEAAHFRPQVVLMDMHMPVLDGCEAARRIRTEPWGKTITLVAVTGNGQEVDRQRSKAAGFDKHLVKPIGAADLQQLFLSI from the coding sequence ATGGGTGAGGAACGAAAAGCGACCGTTTGCCCAACTGCTTTGCAGCAGGAAGTTGCCGATCGGTTTGGTCTATTGCCCAACTTCTTCCAATTGGGCCCAGACACACCGGAGATTACCGGGAACCTGTGGGGCTTTGCTAAGTTCGGCTACCTCGACAACCCGCTCCCGTCTTCGTTCAAGGAACGGCTGTTCGTCTACCTCTCTCAGTTCTGTGATGTTCGGTACTGTATCTCCCGCCACGTTGGGTTCCTGGTTGGTCTCGGCCGACCCGCGGGCGACCGCGACTGCCCGCCCGAGACCATCGAGGAAGTCGTACGGTTGATTCGACGCCCTTTGCCTCGGGGCCGAGAGCTCGATCCCTACCTGGAATTCTTTCGTTCGTGTGAAGCTCCGCTCGACACGTTTCCCGACGCCGAGTCGTTCGCCGAGGAGGCGTTGTTTGCATGCTGTTCCCATGTGTTCCTGCAGAACGAAGACGCCGCCAGGAGTCTCGAAGTGCTCCGCTACGCCTGTGGAGAAACCAACCTGCAGTACCTGCTGGTATTCCTTACGTTCGTAAGGACGGCACACTTCTGGACGAAGGTGCACCCCGAGCTTCAACACGAACGCGACATTTCTGAGCTGCTCAACGTTCAGGAGGCTTTGGCCAAGTGCGTGTTGGACGACTCCACCAAGAGCGACGGCGAGACTGCCCAGGTTCTGGTTAGAGAGCTGATCGAACTGCGGAAGGAGCGTGAGCAAGCCGAGTTGCTGAGGGTCACTCTCTCATGCATAGGCGACGCGGTGGTCGTGACTGATGAGAAGGGACGCGTCACGAGTTTGAATCCTGTCGCCGAACAACTCACCGGCTGGTCGGGGCATGACGCTCACGGCAAGCCTGTGCAAGAGATCTTCCGGATCGTCAACGAGCAAACCCGGGAGGAAGAGGCTAACCCTGCCGTAACGGCCCTCCGTGAGGGCTGTGTAGTGGCCTTGGCTAACCACACCGTTCTCCTCGCGCGGGACGGCAGAGAGTTGCCGATCGACGACAGCGCCTCGCCCATCCGCAATACCGACGGGACTGTGGTGGGGTGCGTGTTGGTCTTCCGGGATGCAACGCAGCGGCGTGACTCCGAGCTTCGCATCCGGCACAGCGAAGAACGATACCGAGCGCTGGGGACCGCTACCTCACAGATTGTGTGGACCACCAACCCGGATGGCCACACGATCGAGGACTCGCCTTCTTGGCGCGCGTACACAGGCCAGACGTTCGAGCAGTGGAAGGGGTTGGGCTGGCTGAACGCGATCCATCCTGAGGACCGCGAGCGAACGGCCGAAGTCTGGTCGCGAGCCGTGCGTGACAAGAGCATCTACACCATCGAGTACCGTGTGCTGCGGCACGACGGAAAGTTCCGGTGGATGTCGGTGCGCGGAGTTCCGGTTCTCGGGGAGGACGGAAACGTTCGAGAATGGATCGGCGCTAACACGGACATCACCGTTCTCAAACGCGCCGAGTCCGAGGCAGCTGAACGGACGCGGCTGGTCGCTGTGAGAGCCGATGTCAGCACCTCCCTAGTTCTGAGGGAGGAAACCTCTACGGCGTTGCAGTCCTGTTGCGAAGCGCTGGTGGAGCACCTCGGAGTAGCGTTCGCCCGCATCTGGACCATGGACCAACCGGAAGGCGATCTGGTGCTCAAGGCAAGCGCTGGTCAGTACACGCACCTTGATGGACCTCACAGCCGCGTCCAGTATGGTGCGCTCAAGATCGGTCGCATAGCAGCCACCCAGCAGCCCCATCTGACAAACGACGTGCCGAACGACCCAAACGTCAGTGATGCTGAATGGGCGGCCGAGCAAGGCATGGTCTCATTCGCTGGATACCCGCTGCTGGCCGAAGGTCGGGTGCGAGGCGTCATTGCGATGTTTGGCCGCGAGGCATTTTCTGACGTGGTGTTTAGCGGCCTTGTGCCGCTCGCAGAGCAAGTCGCTCAGTTCTTGCAGCGCAAAGAGGCAGACGCCGCGCTCCGCGAGAGCGAATTGAGGTACCGGATGGTTGGCCAGGCGGCCAACGACGCGATCTGGGACTGGGACCTCGCAACCAACAAGGTCACCTGGAACGAAGGAGTGCAAGTCCGCTTCGGGTATTCTGAGATGCAGGTTGGCGAAGACGCCACCTGGTGGACCGAGCACATCCACCCCGACGACCGCCAGCGAGTCGTGGACAGCATCCACGCTGTCATCGGTGGCAGCAACGACCTTTGGCTCGAAGAGTACCGTTTCCAGCGAGCGGACGGCGGCTTCGCATCGCTGCTCGACCGAGGCCGAGTGCTCCGTGACGAGCAGGGCAAGCCGATCCGCATGGTGGGATCTATGCTCGATCTCACTGAGAAACTCGAGATCGAGCGAGAGTTGCAAGAGGCCCGATCCCGCTTGGATTCAACCCTCTCGGCCGCCGAAGTAGGAACCTGGGAATTCGATCCGATCAACGATGTCGTGAGGGCCGATCTGAACCTTGCGAGAATGTTTGGCATTTCTGTCGACGATTCCAACGGCCAATCACTTTCGGCCTTTCTCGGTTCGATACATCCCGACGACAGGCAAAGGGTGATCACCGCGGTCGAAGAGTCGCTCGAAGGAGGAGACACCTATGAGACTGAATACCGGCTCGCGGTCGGCGATTCCGGCGTTCGCTGGGTGATCGCCCGAGGGAGGGTCGAACGAGACGCCGCCGGACAGGCCGTACGAATGCCGGGCGTTGTGGTGGATATCACCGACCGCAAACAGTTTGAAGAAGCGCTGCTGGACAGCGAAGAGCGGCTGCACCTGGCTCTGGAAGCAGCTGAGCTCGGCACTTGGAACATAGACCCCTCTAGCGTCCAACTCACCACTGACGAGCGGTTCCGCATTATCTTCCAAGGACAGGATCAGCCCATTAGCTACGAGGAGGCTGTAGCCGCTCTCCACCCCGATGATCGTCAACGAGTGATTGATGCGATCGCGGCCGCCACCTCTCCAACCGACCCTACAACCTATGCGGAAGAATACCGCGTAATTCATCCCAATGGAGAGATCCGCTGGGTCTACGCGAAGGGGCGCGCAAGCTTTGAGGACGGTGAGCGGGGCCGCCGCGTGACTAGCTTTGACGGGACCCTGATGGATGTCACAGAGCAACGCCGGATGCGGGAGGAACTGCAAGAAATCGCCGCTAAACTTGCAGAAGCCGACCGCCGCAAAGATGTGTTCCTGGCGACCCTGGCGCACGAACTCCGCAACCCGCTCGCTCCGATCCGGACCGGTCTTGAGTTGTTGCGACTATCAAAGGATGACCCAGATGCTTCGGAGGCGACGCGCCAAGTGATGGAGCGGCAGACGTTGCAGCTGATCGCGCTAGTCGACGACCTACTGGACGTCTCACGGATCACGCGTGGCAACCTTAACTTACGCCGGGCCAGGGTGAGGTTGGATGAAGTAGTGCGTAGCGCGGTCGAAGCCTCGACTCCACTAATAGAAGAGGCGAGTCACCGGCTCACGGTGACGCTACCCAACACGCCCACTTGGCTGGACGTCGACCCAAATCGGATGGCTCAAGTCTTCTCGAACTTGCTGACCAATGCGGCCAGATACACGCCGCCTGGGGGAAGCATCAATCTAACATGCACCATCGGTGATGGCGAAGTAATCGGCAGCGTCAAGGATTCTGGCGTCGGGATCCCGGCGGATTTGCAGCAACAGGTATTTGAGATGTTCGACCAGGGAGGACGATCAGTAGAGAACGGCCACGCGGGACTTGGGATCGGCTTGACGCTGGTGAAGACGCTGGTTGAGATGCACGATGGAACCGTTGAGGTCGAAAGTGAAGGCGCGGGCGCAGGCAGTGAGTTCCGCATTCGGCTTCCGCTCCCAGCCGATTACGCTGCTGCCGAGAACGAGCGAGATTGCGAAGCGGATATCGAGGAGCTGCCAACCGACTTCGGGTTCCGAGTTCTGGTGGTCGATGACAACCGAGGCGCAGCGCACCTGCTAAGCGTGCTTTGCCAGAAATTCGGCAATGACGTCCGCAAGGCAAGCGATGGACTCCAAGCTGTCGAGGAAGCAGCGCACTTCCGCCCGCAAGTTGTGCTGATGGACATGCACATGCCGGTGCTCGACGGGTGTGAAGCAGCGCGTCGGATCCGGACCGAGCCCTGGGGAAAAACGATCACTCTGGTCGCCGTCACGGGCAACGGCCAGGAGGTAGACCGGCAGCGGTCCAAAGCGGCGGGCTTCGACAAGCACCTTGTGAAACCTATCGGC
- a CDS encoding winged helix DNA-binding protein encodes MPEHEITVSCPVPAGFAVDQVRGMFDLKPEKTASETFVVDVPADDELIDGRPWRIGVIVGPSGSGKTTVARDVYGKRFREGGFRWEKAKAVCDQFAGHSMKTVTQTLNAVGFSSPPAWVKPHHVLSGGERFRCDLARALLCSSGPVATRPRGDARGAVATPPVDLVAFDEFTSVVDRTVAKIGSAAIAKSLRKDRFGADKKFVAVTCHYDVLDWLEPDWVLDMSSQQLARGRLRRFPDGRPAIELQVAPVHRGAWELFRRHHYLNTSIQRAAQCFCAFWPQPSGVWEPVAFSAWWRAMIRGNARKAMREHRTVVLPDYQGVGIGNRLSEYCASLYASQGMRVYSTTGHPGMIRYRAASPLWACTRHGHAPSTKTGILAKWCESQGLHANAANSRDRITGGFVYVGPAMDRAQADAMLAARPRPFCLSDAEREALAIARERGGVTAAAVARRTGRSATHALKSLRTLAAEGYLREFRVGRARIAFEPLDS; translated from the coding sequence ATGCCAGAACACGAGATCACCGTCAGCTGCCCCGTGCCCGCCGGCTTCGCCGTCGACCAGGTGCGTGGTATGTTCGACCTCAAGCCGGAGAAGACCGCCAGCGAGACGTTCGTCGTGGACGTGCCCGCCGACGACGAGCTGATCGACGGCCGCCCCTGGCGGATCGGCGTGATCGTCGGCCCCTCGGGCAGCGGCAAGACGACCGTCGCCCGCGACGTGTACGGCAAGCGGTTCCGCGAGGGCGGGTTCCGCTGGGAGAAGGCCAAGGCGGTCTGCGACCAGTTCGCCGGGCACAGCATGAAGACCGTCACGCAGACGCTCAACGCGGTCGGCTTCAGCAGCCCGCCGGCGTGGGTCAAGCCGCACCACGTGCTGTCGGGCGGCGAGCGGTTCCGCTGCGACCTGGCCCGGGCGCTGCTCTGCTCCAGCGGGCCGGTTGCGACCCGGCCGCGCGGCGACGCCCGTGGGGCGGTCGCAACGCCCCCGGTGGATCTGGTGGCGTTCGACGAGTTCACGAGTGTGGTCGACCGGACCGTCGCCAAGATCGGCTCGGCGGCGATCGCCAAGAGCCTCCGCAAAGACCGCTTCGGCGCCGACAAGAAGTTCGTCGCGGTCACCTGCCATTACGACGTGCTCGACTGGCTCGAGCCGGACTGGGTGTTGGACATGAGCAGCCAGCAGCTGGCAAGGGGGCGGCTTCGACGTTTCCCCGACGGGCGACCGGCAATTGAGCTCCAGGTCGCTCCGGTCCACCGTGGCGCCTGGGAGCTGTTTCGGCGGCATCACTATCTGAACACGTCGATCCAGCGGGCCGCGCAGTGCTTCTGCGCGTTCTGGCCGCAGCCGTCGGGCGTGTGGGAGCCGGTGGCGTTCTCGGCGTGGTGGCGGGCCATGATCCGCGGCAATGCGCGGAAGGCGATGCGCGAGCACCGCACGGTGGTGCTGCCCGACTACCAGGGCGTGGGCATCGGCAACCGGCTGAGCGAGTACTGCGCGAGCCTCTACGCCTCGCAGGGGATGCGGGTCTATTCGACTACCGGGCACCCGGGGATGATCCGCTACCGGGCCGCGTCGCCGCTGTGGGCCTGCACGCGGCACGGCCACGCGCCGTCGACCAAGACCGGCATCCTGGCCAAGTGGTGCGAGTCGCAGGGGCTGCATGCTAACGCGGCCAACTCCCGCGATCGCATCACCGGCGGGTTCGTCTACGTCGGCCCAGCGATGGATCGCGCGCAGGCAGACGCGATGCTGGCCGCCAGGCCGCGGCCGTTCTGCCTCAGCGACGCGGAGCGGGAGGCGCTGGCGATCGCCCGCGAGCGGGGCGGCGTCACCGCGGCGGCCGTCGCCCGCCGCACCGGCCGCTCGGCGACGCACGCCCTCAAGTCGCTCCGCACGCTGGCGGCCGAGGGCTACCTGCGCGAGTTCCGCGTCGGTCGCGCGCGGATCGCGTTCGAGCCGCTTGATTCCTAG
- a CDS encoding phage terminase large subunit family protein produces the protein MKATSTPRSNSSERAEPAYWRRPLAREVRRFARIARGRRIRSRREFARACVVLPEGPHEGFNWRPEFQPYCATVLRLMDELPHRKYRFSGCVQSGKSFVGVICVLWHLLERGEDVGYAVPDLDQSARDKWHQEFLPVIMASPELRKMLPESGEGSKGGTPSLIRFKNGATLRFISGEGKDKHRSNFTVHVVFKTEVDRYDTPGAVSRESSPPEQIDNRTKAYQATNQAFSYEECTVTEETGRIWLEIQESTNHKLHVSCVHCRGLVCPGRDDFHGVEDAKDVEAAKRAGHFRCPDCRRSWSEADRQAMLERLVPVGRGQSVRIGTDGAALVEGELVPTNRLGFTWNAFHNRFWTCANIAEEEWLALYSRNPDDKDLERRQHAWTIPAEPDVFTVSQLYVRDIVERAHPAGSPATDWRRTIPLRYAPPQTVGIVAGVDVGKRWLHFVVRAFYETPAGVNHRIIDLGEAPVETDQLGIKKALPKAFAELSNRFNMGYGIWGNEAAGRLPVTLRCADGGYQGKELGKQQEDLVWLSLLDLLKNDQVGGAGWLMVLGRGQSEPPGKGSYSHPQRLGGRKDPNRVLWAGEQVHIRRSAKHAHKFAQAGAENPASYAIANSDHFKQLLRTSYGDTPIGEDGAGCSFNAFTREEKRQLREYAKQLVAEERISKPVIGRSRVIVFENKARRPNHFGDADYYSLVAASVLDLPINVLPRDEPTPPARAAREPVRTPGDQKFLATQR, from the coding sequence ATGAAGGCTACGTCGACGCCGCGTTCGAACAGCTCGGAGCGGGCTGAACCCGCCTACTGGCGGCGGCCGCTGGCGCGGGAGGTGCGCCGGTTCGCCCGCATCGCCCGCGGCCGGCGCATCCGCTCGCGGCGGGAGTTCGCCCGCGCGTGCGTGGTGCTGCCGGAGGGGCCGCACGAGGGGTTCAACTGGCGGCCGGAGTTCCAGCCCTACTGCGCCACCGTGCTGCGGCTGATGGACGAGCTGCCGCACCGCAAGTACCGGTTCAGCGGGTGCGTGCAGAGCGGCAAGAGTTTTGTCGGCGTGATCTGCGTGCTGTGGCACCTGCTGGAGCGGGGCGAGGACGTCGGCTACGCGGTGCCGGACCTGGACCAGTCGGCCCGTGACAAGTGGCACCAAGAGTTCCTGCCGGTGATCATGGCGTCGCCGGAGCTGCGGAAGATGCTGCCCGAGTCGGGCGAGGGCTCCAAGGGCGGCACGCCGTCGCTGATCAGGTTCAAGAACGGCGCCACGCTGCGGTTCATCAGCGGCGAGGGGAAGGACAAGCACCGCTCCAACTTCACGGTCCACGTAGTCTTCAAGACGGAGGTGGACCGCTACGACACGCCTGGCGCCGTGTCGCGGGAGTCGTCTCCGCCCGAGCAGATCGACAACCGCACCAAAGCCTACCAGGCGACCAACCAGGCGTTCAGCTACGAAGAGTGCACCGTCACCGAGGAGACCGGCCGCATTTGGCTGGAGATCCAGGAGTCGACCAACCACAAGCTGCACGTGTCGTGCGTGCACTGCCGCGGGCTGGTCTGCCCCGGCCGCGATGACTTCCACGGCGTGGAGGACGCCAAGGACGTCGAGGCGGCGAAGCGGGCCGGGCACTTCCGCTGCCCCGACTGCCGGCGGTCGTGGAGCGAGGCGGACCGGCAGGCGATGCTGGAGCGGCTGGTCCCGGTCGGCCGCGGCCAGTCGGTCCGCATCGGGACCGACGGCGCCGCGCTGGTCGAGGGCGAGCTGGTCCCCACGAACCGGCTGGGCTTCACCTGGAACGCGTTCCACAACCGGTTCTGGACCTGCGCCAACATCGCCGAGGAGGAGTGGCTCGCGCTCTACTCCCGCAACCCGGACGACAAGGACCTCGAGCGGCGTCAGCACGCGTGGACCATCCCGGCGGAGCCGGACGTGTTCACCGTGTCGCAGCTGTACGTCCGCGACATCGTGGAGCGGGCGCACCCTGCCGGTTCGCCCGCGACCGACTGGCGGCGGACGATTCCACTGCGGTACGCGCCGCCGCAGACCGTCGGCATCGTGGCCGGCGTCGACGTCGGCAAGCGGTGGCTGCACTTCGTGGTGCGGGCGTTCTACGAGACCCCGGCCGGCGTGAACCACCGGATTATCGACCTGGGCGAGGCTCCGGTCGAGACCGACCAGCTGGGCATCAAGAAGGCGCTGCCCAAGGCGTTCGCGGAGCTCAGCAATCGATTTAACATGGGCTACGGCATCTGGGGCAACGAGGCGGCCGGCCGGCTGCCGGTCACGCTGCGGTGCGCCGACGGCGGCTACCAGGGCAAGGAGCTCGGCAAGCAGCAGGAGGATTTGGTCTGGCTGTCGCTGTTGGACCTGCTCAAGAACGACCAGGTGGGCGGCGCGGGCTGGCTGATGGTGCTGGGCCGCGGCCAGAGCGAGCCGCCCGGCAAGGGCAGCTACAGCCACCCCCAGCGGCTGGGCGGCCGCAAGGACCCTAACCGCGTGCTGTGGGCCGGCGAGCAGGTGCACATCCGCCGCAGCGCCAAGCACGCGCACAAGTTCGCCCAGGCCGGCGCGGAGAACCCCGCCAGCTACGCGATCGCCAACTCCGACCACTTCAAGCAGCTGCTGCGGACCAGCTACGGCGACACGCCGATCGGCGAGGACGGCGCGGGCTGCAGCTTCAACGCGTTCACGCGCGAAGAAAAACGGCAGCTGCGCGAGTACGCCAAGCAGCTGGTGGCCGAGGAGCGGATCAGCAAGCCGGTCATCGGCCGCAGCCGCGTGATCGTGTTCGAGAACAAGGCCCGCCGCCCCAACCACTTCGGCGACGCGGACTACTACAGCCTGGTGGCGGCGTCGGTGCTCGACCTGCCCATCAACGTGCTGCCGCGTGACGAGCCAACGCCGCCGGCCCGCGCGGCGCGTGAGCCGGTCCGCACGCCCGGCGATCAGAAGTTTCTGGCCACCCAACGATAG
- a CDS encoding matrixin family metalloprotease: MTAPQQILVCGNKEPASNRLARWDKTPWNGTGWIGEPAALQLTVHAPDWCKLATIWAVREWMKVCALEVEWESNPRAASVNIEQGPIDGPSGTLAYMHLPYGPDKQLDGLVDTSESWHKDPDSSPGRGMIHLGAVICHEFGHALGIEHVPTSQGVALLNPMYRPDVLSPRELDAKQAVYRYGPPIADTPDSGDPVPGLASIELSATLAAGVYQLVKQ, encoded by the coding sequence ATGACCGCTCCGCAGCAGATCCTGGTTTGCGGCAACAAAGAACCGGCCAGCAACCGGCTCGCCCGGTGGGACAAGACCCCCTGGAACGGGACCGGCTGGATCGGCGAGCCCGCGGCCCTGCAGCTCACAGTCCACGCCCCCGACTGGTGCAAGCTGGCAACCATCTGGGCGGTCCGCGAGTGGATGAAGGTCTGCGCTCTCGAGGTCGAGTGGGAGAGCAACCCGCGGGCGGCCAGCGTGAACATCGAGCAGGGGCCGATCGACGGCCCGAGCGGCACGCTGGCGTACATGCACCTGCCGTACGGCCCCGACAAGCAGCTCGACGGCCTGGTCGACACCAGCGAGAGCTGGCACAAGGACCCCGACAGCAGCCCCGGCCGCGGCATGATCCATCTGGGCGCCGTGATCTGCCACGAGTTCGGCCACGCGCTGGGGATCGAGCACGTGCCGACGTCGCAGGGCGTGGCGCTGCTGAACCCCATGTACCGCCCGGACGTTCTGAGTCCCCGAGAGCTGGACGCGAAGCAGGCAGTCTATCGCTACGGCCCGCCCATCGCCGACACCCCCGACTCCGGCGACCCCGTGCCGGGGCTGGCGTCGATCGAACTGTCCGCCACGCTCGCGGCGGGCGTCTACCAACTCGTGAAGCAATGA
- a CDS encoding permease, translated as MQAFLEKWSDASLTSLGFFWMAFWAFVLGYIISSCIQVFVTRERMKLAMGKAGARSVALATFFGFISSSCSFAALSTSKSLFKKGAGLVPSLAFLLASTNLVIELGILIAVFLSWQFVVGEYVGGVLLILLMWLAVKLTLPKSLEEEARNNIADEGDEGEVANWKKLITSLDGWRRVARQYFMEWGMVWRDVTFGFTIAGIISAFVPRAFFTTLFVGAGGESDPAFWQVLLQSLIGPVAAFFTFIGSMGNIPLASLLLANGVSFAGIMAFIFSDLVVFPVLRINAKYYGWKMAMYILAVFLVVLVTASLLLHYGFAALSLLPEGGSRESVEPAERFKFDYTFFLNLVFLAISVGLGWLKKTGQPMDHDHSDTSLGDRLLTWLAYASFVWLAGGLCVGLIPR; from the coding sequence ATGCAAGCGTTTCTTGAAAAATGGTCCGACGCGTCGCTGACTTCTCTTGGGTTCTTCTGGATGGCATTCTGGGCATTCGTGCTCGGGTACATCATCAGCAGTTGCATTCAGGTTTTCGTGACCCGCGAGCGGATGAAGCTGGCGATGGGCAAGGCAGGCGCCAGGAGCGTTGCCCTGGCGACATTCTTCGGGTTTATCTCGAGCTCCTGCAGCTTCGCAGCCCTGTCCACATCGAAGTCGCTCTTCAAGAAGGGCGCCGGGTTGGTTCCGTCGCTAGCGTTCCTGCTGGCGTCGACGAACCTGGTCATCGAGCTAGGAATCCTCATCGCCGTCTTCCTCAGTTGGCAGTTCGTAGTCGGCGAGTACGTGGGTGGCGTCCTGCTGATCTTGTTGATGTGGCTTGCGGTCAAGCTGACGCTTCCCAAGTCGCTTGAGGAAGAAGCCCGGAACAACATCGCGGACGAGGGCGACGAGGGTGAGGTGGCCAATTGGAAGAAGCTGATCACGAGCCTCGACGGGTGGCGTCGGGTCGCCAGGCAGTACTTCATGGAGTGGGGGATGGTCTGGCGCGACGTGACCTTCGGGTTCACGATTGCCGGGATCATCAGCGCGTTTGTGCCGCGGGCCTTCTTCACTACGCTGTTCGTCGGAGCGGGCGGGGAATCGGACCCCGCATTTTGGCAGGTGCTGCTGCAGTCGCTGATCGGCCCGGTTGCGGCGTTCTTCACGTTCATCGGCTCGATGGGCAACATCCCGCTGGCCTCGCTGCTGCTGGCGAACGGGGTGAGCTTTGCCGGGATCATGGCGTTCATCTTCAGCGACTTGGTCGTCTTCCCGGTGCTCCGGATCAACGCCAAGTACTACGGCTGGAAAATGGCGATGTATATTCTCGCCGTATTCCTGGTAGTCCTGGTCACGGCGTCGCTCCTGCTGCACTACGGATTCGCCGCGCTCTCGCTGCTCCCCGAAGGTGGCTCCCGCGAGTCGGTCGAGCCGGCCGAGCGGTTCAAGTTCGACTACACGTTCTTCCTGAATCTCGTCTTCCTGGCAATTTCCGTAGGATTGGGGTGGCTCAAGAAGACCGGTCAGCCCATGGATCACGACCACAGCGACACCAGCCTCGGCGACCGCCTGCTGACGTGGCTGGCGTACGCGTCGTTTGTGTGGCTGGCGGGCGGGCTGTGCGTTGGCTTGATTCCTCGATAA